DNA from Bacteroides zoogleoformans:
ACGCGGACGTAAGCACGATGTGGGACTTGCTGTTCAAAGCCATAGACGACGCCAATGCCGTCATCAACAAAACGGTCTTTCCCGACGACGAGAAGCAGGCACGGAAATTCCGCGAGATAGTAGGCGAGGCCTATTTCGTGCGCGGTTTCTCTTTCCTGTATCTGACGCGCCTCTTCGGCGATGTGCCTTTGGTCTTGAACGAAGAGCAATCCTCCGGCCGCATGCCGCGGACAAGCGTGGCCGAGGTTTACGACAAAGCCATTCTTCCCAGTCTGCAAAGGGCCGTGGAATGGCTGCCCGCCTCCGCACGCAAGGGCAACTCCGCTACACCGAGCCAATGGGCCGCCAAGCTCTGCCTGGCCGACGCGTATATGAGTCTGGCCGGATGGCCCCTGAAGCGGACGGAAAGCTACGCGAAGGCTGCCGAGCTGACGAAAGACATCATCGACAATTCCGGACTGAAGCTGACGGAGAAATACGCCGACATCTGGAAAGAGGAGAATAAGAACAGCACGGACGAGGTGATGTTCGCCCTTCTGCACAGCGTGGCCAACAAGAGCGCGAGCCAATACGGAAAGTCCTACTATCCCTCCGACTTCAGCCCCAATGCGGGATGGGCCGACTATTACGGCAACGAGGCTTTCTACCTCAACTATCCCGACGACGAGCGCAAGGCATGGAACTACATGGTTCAATGGAAAACGAAAAAAGGCCTCGTGCAGTATAAAGCCTCGGCCGATAAACTGCCTGCCATCTCCAAATACTACGATTACAACGACGGCGCTCCGGGCAAGAGCCAGCTCTCCAACGGCATGACCTGTATTTACCGCTATGCGGAGGCGCTGCTGACGTATGCCGAGGCCTCTGTCAGAGCCACCGGACAGGTAAACGCCCAAGCCTTGGCCGCCATTCAGGCCGTGCAGAAGCGGGCCGGATACGCCGACGGGCAGCTGACGGACACCACAGACCCCACAGCCTTCCTGAAAGCCGTGTCCGACGAGCGGGGATGGGAGTTCTTCGCCGAGATGAAACGCTGGTTCGAACTGGTTCGTCTGGAGAAAGTGAGCGAGGTGAAACCCGCGCAATGGGAGAACTC
Protein-coding regions in this window:
- a CDS encoding RagB/SusD family nutrient uptake outer membrane protein, which encodes MKKILYTFTLAGCVALASSCVDLTQEPRSFSTVDGYFKLLDQPSLEKFTTALYNDLWGGNYGFNCRMQSINVCADDVTYRAAKPDNRLGNFGNLSPDVMQNDADVSTMWDLLFKAIDDANAVINKTVFPDDEKQARKFREIVGEAYFVRGFSFLYLTRLFGDVPLVLNEEQSSGRMPRTSVAEVYDKAILPSLQRAVEWLPASARKGNSATPSQWAAKLCLADAYMSLAGWPLKRTESYAKAAELTKDIIDNSGLKLTEKYADIWKEENKNSTDEVMFALLHSVANKSASQYGKSYYPSDFSPNAGWADYYGNEAFYLNYPDDERKAWNYMVQWKTKKGLVQYKASADKLPAISKYYDYNDGAPGKSQLSNGMTCIYRYAEALLTYAEASVRATGQVNAQALAAIQAVQKRAGYADGQLTDTTDPTAFLKAVSDERGWEFFAEMKRWFELVRLEKVSEVKPAQWENSLFKAQKHYYLPIPYQQIQLTGWSNNAGY